TTTGGCTTTAAAAATATAAATGAAGAAGAAAAAGAAATTTCTTTATGGTTTTTAAAAGAATTAAAAAAATTTAAAAATTTAAAATTTGCTTTACATAGTTTTTTCTTTGATGTAAGTAATGATTTGGATTTTATTTTCTCCTTGGATTTTGACGGATACGGATTTGATTTTTATAATAACTCAAGAGATTTTATTTTGAAAAACTTTCCGGAAAATAAATTACTTCTTGCAGGAATAATAAATACAGATTCTACACTAATAGAAAAAAAAGAATTTATTGAAGAATTTATTGAAAAATCAATCAATTATGTAAAAGAAGAAAATATTTATGTAACCACAAACTGGTCTCCTGAATTTCTTCCAAGAGAGATTATGGATAAAAAAATAAAAAATTTAATTAAAGGAGAAAATTAAATGAAAATTTTAACTCATGAGATTGGTTCCCTTGCTAAACCCTCTTTCAGAGTTAAAGCTTTCAGAAAAATAAAACTTACAGATTCTGATATAGAAGAAGCAGAAAAATGGGGACATTTTCTTGAAATTGATGAAAGGAAAGAGTTAATTGATATCCTTTCAAAGAGAGAAAACTTTACAGAAGAGGAAAAAGAAAAAATACTCCACTTTTCTTCCCTTTATGCTATAAGACTTCTTGAAAAGGCAGGACTTGACCTTGTTTATGATGGAGAGCAGCATAGAGTGGAAATGTATGAGTATCCCGTAAAACACATAAGAGGATTTGAATTTAAAGGTCATGTTAGAAGTTTTGATAACAAATATTACAGGAAAGCTTCCTGTGTCTCAATCCCTACTTTAGTATCTCCCTATCATGATGAAGAATTTGAAAGAATAAAAAAATTAGCAAAAAAACCTGTTAAAATTCCTGTAACAGGAGCATATACAATAGTGGACTGGTCTTATGATGAGTACTTTTTAAGAAATATAAAACCAGGTGAGGGTGATATAAGAGAAAAAAGAAAAAAAGCAAGAAAGGAATTTTTACTTTCAATTGCCAAAAATTGTATTTATCCTGTTTTAAAATCCCTTTACGAAAAAGGAGCAAAATACTTACAGATAGATGAACCAGCAGCAACTACAAAAAGGGATGAGATAGATTTATTTGTATTAACAATGAAGGAAAGTATAGGTGATTTAAAAGGAAAGGTATTTTTTGGAACTCATATATGTTTCTCAGATTACTCTCTTTTATTTCCAAAAATTTTGGAACTTGAAGGAATACTTAATGAGGTTCATTTTGAATATGCAAACAGAGATACAAGGGAAATAGGTATTAATCCTGAAAAAAGAAGGGGTTATGAAATACTTAAAGAATTTAAAAATACAAAATTTATTGTTGGACTCGGAACAATTGATGTTCATACTGATTTTATTGAACCACCTGAACTCATAAGGGATAGAATTTTATATGCCCTTGATATTATAAAGGACCCTGATAGAATATATGTTGCACCAGATTGTGGTTTAAGAACAAGAACATGGGATATAGCCTTTAAAAAACTCAGGAATATGGTGGAAGGAAAATACCTTGCTGAGAAAGAAGCAAGAATTTAACTTAAAAAGATGGATATTTTAAAAATTTATAATATTTTAAAAAAAATAGAAGAAATAAATCCGAGGTTTGTCATTGAAAATATTTTTGAAGAAAAATTTGAAAAATTAATTACATTAAAAGAAATAGATAAAAAAAAATAGAAAAAGCTTTAAAAATCATTGAATTAATTAAAAAAGGCGAAAGACCTGAGTATATTTTCAAAAAATGTTTATTTTTAAATGAAGAATTTTATATAGAAAAAAAGGTTTTGATTCCAAGAGAAGAAACATCCCTTTTAGTCAATTATTTAAAGGAGCTTAAAGAAAAAAAATTAAAACCTGAAATCATTATTGATTTTGGAACAGGAACAGGAATTTTGGCAATATGGGCAAAAAGAATATTCCCTTTTTCCTATGTTTTAGCTGTTGATTTTTTAAAAAAAGCATGTAGATGTGCCAAAATAAATAGTAGAAAAAAAAGTGCAAAGATAAAAGTAATAAGGACAAAAAGTTTTAAAATTTTCAAGAAAGAAAAAATTGATTTAATTATTACAAACCCACCTTATCTTTCAGAAGAGGAATATAAAAAATATGGACCATTTAAAGGTGAATCAAAAATTTCCCTTTTTGGCGGGAAAAAAGGTTATGAAACTTTTTTGAAATGGTTAAAGGAAGGCTTTGAAGTTTTAAAAAATGGAGGTATTTTTATAAGTGAGATTTCAGAATTCTGGAATAAGGAAATTCTTTTAAGTTTTAAAAAATATTTAGTAGAGGAAATAAAAGATTTTTTTAATAAAAATAGGATTTGGATTTTTAAGAAGTTTTAAATTATTATTTTTAAATGCACCTTATATCACCATCAAGGATATACCTTTATGTTAGTTGTCCAAGGTGCTTTTATTTGGAGGTAAAAAAAGGAATAAAAAGACCAGTTGAATTTTTCCCGAGGATTCCTTCCCTTCTTGATAAAATTTTTAAAGAAATTGCTGAAGAATTTAAGGAAAAAGATCTCCCTTATTACTTTAAGAGATTTGGATTAAAGGGAAAACTCAAAAAAATAAAACTTGAAGATAAAAAAATAGAAAATACGGATTTAATCTTAAGGGGAATACCTGATGAGATCATTGAAAATGAAGAAAAAAAAATTTTACCTCTTGATTACAAAACTTCTTCAAAATTTCCTGATAAACTTCCAATTCCTGTCCAAATTCAACTTGATAGTTATTCTTTGCTTATTAGATTAAACAATTTTGAAACTAATGAAAAGGCTTTCGTTTTTTATTTTGTCCCTTATTATTCAAGGAATGAAAAGAGAATTAGATGGGATACAAAACTTTATGAATATTCAGTAAATTTAAAAAGGCTAAAGAAATTTATAATTGAAATAGATAAAACCTTAAGAGAGGACAAATTACCCGAACCTTCCAAAAGTTGCCACTTCTGTAAATATGTTGAAGATGTTAAGAATCTATAAAAAATTTAAAATTTTTTCTCTATTAAAAAAATAAACTTTTCTTCCTTTATGTTAATTCCCATCAAACTTGTATCCCTTTCAAATTTATAAAGGTGTGCAGAAACATACGCATCTAATATGTTAAAAGCCCATAAGGAAAAGGAAAGAATGAAATTATAAGAAAACCTGTATAGGGCACTTTGACTTTTCTCAATGTAGGGATAATCCCTTAATAATTCTCTCAAAAGGAAAACTTCTCCACAAAAGAAAAAAGCACCTTTAATATAATTTCCTGTATAAACCTGACCGAAACCAGGTAAAAGAGCGCTCATCCATGCTGCTTTTACTGGATTTTTATTCTCTGTTAAAATTAAAAATAAAAATAAAAATTTTATCAATAAAAAACCTCCATTAAAAATAACCCTTGTGGGGGTGCTATAATTAAAGTGTCAGGAACATTTTCAAGGACTCTCTTAAAACCATCAAGATCATTCCTTGAAGCAAAATATACCATCTGGCCAACAAGACTTCTAACAAGTTTATTTAAAAATCTCTTTGCATAAAAATATAAAAAAATTTTTTTACCCTTTCTTTCTGCATAACACTTTTCAATTTTCAAAAAACCGTTTCCCTCAGGTAAGGGAGAAAAGGGAGAAAAATCTCTTTCAATCTCTGTTAGTTTAGTCATTTTATAGAATAAATTATAATTCAATTTAAAATTAATTTCCCAGGCATATAGTCTTTCAAGAGGGGACCTTTCAAGGAGAATTGTGTATCTATAGAGTTTTGCTTTTGCGGATCTTCTTGCATGAAATTTATTACTAACAATTTCAATTTCTTTTACATAAATATCTCTTGGTAAAATTGCATTCATAGCTTTTCTTAATTTTTCCCTATCACCTTCAAATCTTTCATAAAATATTTTTTTAGGTGCATCAAAGTGAGCTACCTGACCCAAAGCATGAACTCCCCTATCTGTCCTTGAAGCTCCCTGAATTAAACCTTTTGCACAGATAAGTTTTTTTGTAACTTCATCAAGAACACCCTGAACTGTTCTAAAACCTTTTTGAACTTGCCAACCGTAAAAATTTGTTCCATCATATTCCAATTTAATTTTAAACCTCATTTTTTTAATTTTTTTGCAAAAAATATAGAAAGTTCAAAAAGTAAAACAATAGGTATTGCTAAAATACTCATTGTTATAAAATCAGTTGAAGGTGTAAAAAGAGCTGCAAGAATAAAAATTAAAACAATAACTTCCCTTCTTTTCGATTTTAATAATTTATAATCGAGAATATTAAGTTTAACAAGAATTAAAATTAAGATTGGTAATTCAAAAAGGAGACCTGTGAAAATTGTAACATATAAAAGGAAATTCACAATATCTGAAATATGCATAAGTGGTAACATTACATTTCCTGCAAAGGAAAGAAGAACTTTGATACCAAGAGGATAAATAACAAATATTGAAAAGAAGAAACCCACATAGAAAAGGAAGGGAGATAAAATTATAAAGGGTTTAATGTTTTTAATTTCATTTTCATAAAGACCTGGTTTAATAAATGCCCATAATTCATAAATCAAAAAGGGTATGGTAAAGAATATTCCCGATAAAAGAGAAACCTTCAATCTTACAATAAAAGCTTCCTGTGGAGAAAAAAAGTAAATTTCTCCGATTGGTTTTTTTATAAAATCTATAATTTTCAAAGAGAAAACAAAGGATATTAAAGTAAAGATAAATAGATAAATTATAACTCTTATGATTCTTATTCTTAATTCTTCTAGATGCTCAAGGAAAGATTCCTCCATCAGTAAGTTATTGCGTAAAGAAAAATGTTAATACCCATTTTAATTGCCTCTTCCCTTATTTCAGGTGGATCTCCATAAACATCTGTCCATCCGTCGGATATGTTTGAGTTATAAGTATAAAAGAGACATAATCTATCACCTATAAAAATTCCGTAACCCTTTGGTGGGCCTTCATAATGCTCGTGAATTTTTGGAAGACCTTTTTCAAATTTATAAAAAATATTATAAATAGCATGGTCAAAGGGAACCTCTTTAAGTTCTTTTTCAGGGAAAATTTTTTTAATTTCTCCTCTTATATATTTATCCATTCCATAATCATCATCAATATAAAGAAATCCACCTGATTCAAGGTATTCCCTTAAATTTTTAGCATCCATTTCTGAAAGTTCTACTTTTCCATGACCTGTCATAAAAAGGAGAGGATAATTCCTTATTCTTCTATCACCAACATCAAGAACTACCTCTTGCTCTATCATATTTATTCCAGTTCTTTTTTCAATTTCCTTTGAAAGATTAGGAATAATTTCAGGGTCATTATACCAGTCTCCTCCTCCTTCATATTTAAGCCTGACGATCTGGAGTTCAAGTATTGAAAATAAAATTAGAAAAAGGAACATATATATTCTAATGCATCCTTAAAATTTTTTGCTATAAAGCTCGGTTTCAAAGTCAATGGGTACCTTGTTTTTATATAAATTGTTATCATTCCCAGTTTATATCCAAATTCAATATCACTATCCTTATCTCCTATCATAAATTTTTTTTCATAATCAAAGGGAAATTCCTTTTTCCATAATCTATAAAAATATAAACCCGGTTTCCTGCAAGAACACATTTCTATAGGTAAATGGGGACAAAAGTAATATTTTAAAATTTTAACCCTTTTTAAATATAAAAACTGATCAAGTCTTTCATTATTTCTTTTAACATCTATTTCCTTATAGTAACCTTTATTTATTCCAGACTGATTTGAAAAAACAAAAAAGTGAAAATTTAATTTTTTTAATTTATGAAGACCTTCTATAACATAATCATTTAATTTTAACTTAAAGGGATCACCAAGAGTTCCATAGTCCCTATCTTCTATTAGAACCCCGTCTCTATCAAGAAAAAGCAAGTTTCTTTTCACAAAATTTTTAAAAGAAATTCTTTTAACTCTTTAAGAGCTTTTCCCCTGTGAGAAATTTCATTCTTTTTTTCTAAACTTAATTCAGCAAAAGTTCTACCAAGGGGTGGATAAAGAAATAAAGGGTCATAACCAAAACCCGAAGCACCCCTTTCTTCATAGGTAATAAAACCTTCCACTTCTCCTCTGAATTTGAAAAAATTACTTTTATCAAGAAAAAAATAAATTACACATATAAATTTAGCTTTTCTTTTTTCAAATGGAACACCTTCAAGCATTTTTAAAATTAATTTTCTATTTTCTTCATCTTTACCTGAATCTGAAAATCTTTTTGAATAAATTCCAGGAAGGTTATCAAGATAATAAACAACAAGACCAGAATCTTCACCAATTGTTGGCATTCCTGAGATTAAATTTCCGTATTTTGCTTTAATAAAGGCGTTTTCATCAAAACTTCTCCCCTTTTCCTTAAATCCCTTTTCTATCCCAAAATCCCTTAAAGTTAGTATTTCTATATTTAATTCTTTTAAAAATTCTAAATATTCTCTTCTTTTACCCTGATTTGAAGTAGAAAGGAGTATTTTCAAAAAATTATCTCTTGGGTGTCACCTCTGTTTCTGCAATCCAGGCATCATAATAACCGAGGCTTCTTAACCTCATTTTCATTCTTTCAGCCTCTTCTCTTGAAATAAAATCACCCACTCTTACTTTATAATAAGGTGGAATATATTCAACATAAACCTTATATTCTCCTTTAAGTCTTGCCTCTGCTTCTTTTGCGAATTTTTCAGCTTTTTCTTTATTTCCTGGTTTTGAAGCATCAACAGCAAGAATCTGAACCCTGTAACCAAAAACTTTTGAAGGTGAAGGCTGAGGTGGAGGAGTTTCCTTTTTGGATGTGGGTGCAATAACAACTTCACCTTCTTCAACAGTTTCAGGTGCAGGGGATGGAGCAGGTGTTTCCTCTTCTGTGATAACCACTGTTTCTTCTCCTTTCTTTTCTTCTGGAGCAGGTTTCTTTTCTTCTTCTTCTCCAATAATTACAATCTCACTTTCTGTCTCTGCAGGTGTTGCTGGCTGAGCAGCTTGAGGTGCACAGAAATAATATAGACTAATAAAGAGCAAGAAATAAATTAACTTCTTCATATTTTTATATAATTCCTCCTTTGCTTTAAGGATTTGAACCATCTTATTATTATAAATTTAAAATAATAAAAATGCAAAAATATTTAATTTATACAAAGGGGAAAAGTTTTACTGTTTATTTTCTAACTTCAGGAGGAGACTTTGAGGATTATGTAATTGGAGGAATTTCCTATCCTTACAGATTCAATGCTAAGGATTTATTATTAAGTTACAGTTTTGAGGGTTCACCCTTTGATTACAAAGTAACTCTTGGTTTTCATGAATATAGAGACGAAATAATAAGTGTAAATGGATATCCTGAAGATAAGGTAATATGGAACAGAGTAAGAGGTTTTCATTTAAATATTTCAATGGCTCAAACTTCAAAGGCATGGAGATCAGTATGTTATGGTATAGGTGGAACTTTTGGGTGGTTCAGGGATGAAGATTTAAAAAATGAAAAGGGGGTGCTTATTCCTGATAAAAAGGAGGGTCATGAATATCACTTAAATTTTCAAAGAATGATTTTCATATAGGATTTCTAATTCCTACTTACAATCTTGAATTTGACCCCTATTTTGTTTATCAAATTAATTTTGAACACATTGTTTTATCCCTTTATTTAAGAGCCAATATGTTAAGAAAAGGGGGAGGTATAGGTTTAAGTTTGGGTGTGAAATAAAAGTTTGAAGGGAAAGGTTTATATTCTTTATAATAAAAATTTAAGGCGGCGTAGCTCAGAGGCAGAGCAGGGGTTTCATAAGCCCTGTGTCGGCGGTTCGAATCCGCCCGCCGCCACTTTCTCTTAAAATTGTTCAAATTCGAATCAGCTACTTCCTTATCCCTTAAAACTGGCGGAATAAATTTAATTCTCAAAAAAGCAAAAGGTGACCTTGTATGGGATAAAAATAATAAAAAATATTATGACTTTACATCCTTTTTTGGCGTTTCTCTTTTTGGACACTTCAATCCCTTTATAATTAAAAAAGTTAAAGAATACTTTAAAATTAAACCTCACTCAATGGCGGATCTCTTTCCTTATGAAAAAAGAGAAAAATTATCAGAAGAAATTGTTAAATTTTTTAAAAACAAAGATTTGCTCTGCACCTTTGGAATATCAGGAACTGATGCAATTGAAATAGCAATTAAAACTGCCTTTTTATATACAAAAAGAGAAAAAATAATTTCCTTCAAAAATTCATACCACGGGCTTTCAATGTTCAACCTCTCTATTACAAATATTTATCATTTTAAAAAACCCTTTGAAAAATTTTTAAAAAATTACTCAATAGAAATTAAATATCCTGAAAGAGAAGAGGAAATTGAAGATCTTGAAAGGAATTTAAAAAGTCTAAACTCAAAAGAAATTGCTGGAATTATTTTAGAACCCATACAGGGAAGAGGTGGAATAAAAGTTCCCCCCAAAAATTTTATTAAAATTCTCTATGAATATGCTAAACTTAATGATATTATATTAATAATTGATGAGGTTTTTTCAGGTTTTGCAAGAACAGGTAAAGATTTCTGCTTTCAATATGAAATAGATTTCCCTGATATTTTGTGCCTCGGGAAAGCACTCGGAGGCGGATTCCCAATTTCTGCCTGTGTGGGAAAAAAAGAAATTATGAAAGTTTGGGAAATAAAAGGAGATCCCCTTTATGCAACAACCTTTTTAACCCATCCTTTATCAATAATATCATCCCTTGCCTTTTTAGAACTTTATAAAAAAGAAAATCCTTTAAAAATAGTAAAGGGAAAGGAGAAAATTTTTAAAGAACTACTTAAAAAATTAGAAAATAAAAGGGAAATTAAGGAAATAAGGGGAAAAGGAATTTTATGGGGGATAGAATTTAAGGACGAAAAACTATCTTTAAATTTATGGAAAAAATTAATAAAAAAAGGATTTTTAACACTTCTTGAAGGTGAAAAACACAATGTTTTAACTTTTGTCCCTTCTTTATATTTTTCAGAAAAAAAACTAAAAAAAATTATAGATTTTTTAGATATTTCTCTCCATTAAAAAAATTCTTCTTATCTCTTTTATATCTGCAATATCATGGGCACTTTTATCAAATCTGAACCTTTTAACCCTTGCAAACCTTAAGGAAAATCCTGAATTATAAACCTTACTTTCAATTACCTCATCAAAGGCAACTTCAACTACATAAAAGGGTTTAACCTTAATCATCCATCCAAAATTTTTTTCTGTTAAAGGAGGAAGATTTTTAGTAAGGAAAATCAAATCTTCTTCTTTTAGACCTTTAAAAGTTTTACCGAGATCAAGAAAATTTTTCCTTTCTTCATCAAGACAGGAAAGATGAAGATTTGATAAAAATCCCCTTCTTTTACCATGACCCCATTCAGCACCTGTTATAACAAGGTCAAGAGTATAAAATTTTTTCCATTTAAACCAGTATTTTCCTCTTTTTCCGTATGTATAAGGGCTCACAGGATCCTTGATAATTAAACCCTCATTCCCTTTTTCAATTGACTTTAAGAAAAAATTTTCTGCTTCATCCTTTTTATCAGTTATGATATAGGGCATTTTGATTTTTTCAGGAATTATCTCCTCAAGAATTTTCTTTCTTTCCTTAAGGGGGTAATCAAGTAAAAACTCTCCATCCACATAAAGAATATCAAAGACAAAGGGAGAAATATTTTCACTTTCAACATATTTTTTACCGAACTCCTTCATAAAATCCTGAAAGGGAATAGAGATTCCCTTTTCATTTAAAATAACTCCTTCAGCATCCAGAATAAAATCTCTTTTAAATACCTTAAAAAATTCTGTTAGATTTTTTAATTTAAATGTTATATCTTTTAAATTTCTTGAAAATATCTTTATTTTATCCCTTTCCTTATGAATCTGGAGTCTTGCTCCATCAAGTTTGAATTCAAGTAAAAAATTTTTTCCCTTTTTAAAAAGTCTTAAAGGATCTTCTTCAATTTCTGCGAGCATAGGTGAAAGGGGCTCAAAAATTTTGGGGTTAAATTCTTTAAAAATTAAATTACCCTTTTCAAAAATTTCATAAACAAGTTCTAAGATATTTCCTCTTTTAAGTAATTTTTCTCCTTCTTTAATATCAATTCTCTTTGCCTTTAAAAGGGCTTTAAAAATAATTTTTTCCTTTGCACCCTGCCTTACTTCTCCAATTAAATAATCAACAAAAAATGCTCTTTCTTTTTCATTTAAGTTTTTGAAAAAATCCTTTAAAAGATAAAACCTTTGACTTAAAGAACCTTCCCCTTTAATAAAGCTCAATTTTTTGATAAATTCCTCTATTTCCTTTAGTTCTATTTCCCTTACAGAAAAATCCTTTATTGAAGCTAAAACTTCCCTTAAGAGGGAGTAACCTACATTCAATTTCCCATAAAGGGGGATTCCTGAGAGAAGTGAAAAAGAAATTTTAATTTCCTCTAAACTTAATTTTTCAAAAAAATCAGATAAAATAAATATTTTATCCTTTAAAGAACTTTTTTCCTTAACTTTTTCATAAATATGAATAATTTCTGAAAAATACATAAAAAATTTTTATCCTAAAAACTTGAAATTTTCAAATTAATATTGTATAATTTAGTTGGTATTACCAACTATTTTAGGGTTCAATCCCCTAATATTAAAAGAGGAGGTTATAATGAAGGATTTAATTTTAAAGGCTATGATGAGCACATCCTTTTTTGTGCTCATCTCCTCAACAAAAACTTACTATCCTGAAAATTACAGAAACTGGTTCCATGTTAAAACTCTAATTCTTGAAGAAGGTCATCCACTATTTGAAGCCTTTGGAGGTATTCACCATGTATATGCAAATGAAAAGGCTTACAAAGCTCTCTTAAATAATGAAAAAGTTTTCCCTGAGGGTTCTGTATTTGTTTTTGACCTTCTTGAAGTGGTTAAAGAAAATAATTCAGTGGCAGAGGGAAAAAGGAAGGTTCTTGCCTATATGAAAAAGCATGGTAAAAAATTATTTGCAGAAACCGGCAACTGGGAATTTGCTGCCTTTGCAGAAGGAGACCCTTCAAAACAGATTGTTAAGGATGCTAAAAGGGAATGTTTCAGTTGTCACGCCTCTCAGAAGGAAAAAGATTATATTTTCAGTGGTTGGAGAAAATAAAAAATCTTTTCCTATAATTTCTCTTTGGAAAATTTAGATTTTAAAATCCTTTCCGGTCTTGAAAGAGTATCTGAAATTATGAAAGTTTTTTTAAGGAGGGAAAGTTCTAAATTTAAATTAAGTCCGACTCAGGTTCAAATCCTGCTTTCCCTCCTTTCTGAAGGGAATTTAAAAATAAAAAACTTGGAGAAAATTACTTCCCTTGATAAAACCACCCTTTCTAAGTCAATAAAAAATTTACAGAAAAAAAACTTTATTGAAAAAACTCAATCAGAATTAGACAGAAGAGAAAAAATCCTTAAGATTAAAGAAAATAAAAAAGAGAGCATAAAGAATTTCTCATTAAGTATAAATCTATTCAAAAAAGTATTAAAAAATTTTTCTGAAAAAGAAAAAGAAATTATTTTAAAGTTTATTTTTGATTTTATAGATTACTCCATTGATATGGGTCTTATAGGTTTACAGAAAATGTGTTCAAAATGTATCTATTTTAAAATTAAAAATAATAGATTTTACTGCAAATTTCTTAATAGGGAACTTAAAATAAGAGATTTAAAGATAAACTGTTCTGATTTTGTAAGTATTACATAAAAAATTCGGGTTCAATTCCTTTTTAAAAAAAGAGGTAAAAAATGAAATTTTTAAGATTTTTAATATCAATAGGTTTAACATCTTATCTTTATTCCCAGACTTTACAGGATGCTCTTGATAATTATGATCTCAATTTCATAACAGGAGGTAATGCAAACTGGTTCTATCAAACAAACTATTATTATTACGATAATGATGCTGCACAGAGTGGTACCATTACCCATAATCAGTTAACCTTTCTAAAAACAACCATCCAATCACCCTGTAGCTTAAAATTCTACTGGAGAGTTTCCTCAGAAGCAAACTATGATTTTTTAAGTTTTGTTAGAAAATATGCAGCCTCCCAACTATATGATAGAATTTCAGGAACAACTGGGAACTGGATACAGAAAAAAATAGTGATATTAAGCCCTGGAACAGACACAATGGTATGGACATATTCCAAAGATGGTTCGGGTTCTTCAGGACAGGATGCTGGATGGGTTGATTATGTGAGATATTTTCCAATAAACAACAACTTAGTAACACTTCAGGAAGCACTCGATAACACAAACTTAACCTTTTACAGTGATGGTAGTGCTCCCTGGATAGGCGAGACATGTTTCAGCTATGACGGTCAGGATGCTGCGATAAGTGGAAGAATACCCCACAACGGTTTCTCCCGTTTATATACAAATGTAGTAGGACCCTGTAGCTTAAAATTCTACTGGAGAGTTTCCTCAGAAGCAAACTATGACAGACTTTACTTTTTAAAGGATGATACTTTAAAAGATTTTATTTCAGGAACAACAGGAGGCTGGGTATTAAAAAGATTCATAATCAATGCCTCAGGGAATCACAGTATTAAATGGGTTTACTCAAAAGATGGTACAAACTCAAATGGTTCGGACTGCGCCTGGGTTGATAAATTTGAATATTTCCCCATAGGAACTGAGATATCAGAAAAAATTGATACTGAAAAATCTTACTTTGCAATTTACAATAATTTGGAAGGAGATTTAAAAATTAGGTTCTATGTTTCAGAAGAAGATACTAAGGATAAAATTGAATTGAGTCTATATAACATAACTGGAAGAAAAATGATTGATCTTTTATCGAAAAAGGAAATTAAACCAGGGGAATATATACTTAATTTCAATCTCTCAAAAGATAAAAATCTTTTAAAGAGAGGTTTTTACTTTTTGAAATTTACAACCTCTACAAAGAAATATACTAAGAAAATCTTAATTATAGAATAAATTTTTAAGATGTAGAATACCATAACAATATTGAATTTTTCTGGCTCAATAAGATCTTCAAAAGTGAATTTCTGCGAACCCTAAAGGGTGCGGCTACCATAAAATTATAGAACCTTTGTTTTTTGGAAAA
This DNA window, taken from candidate division WOR-3 bacterium, encodes the following:
- a CDS encoding class I SAM-dependent methyltransferase, with the protein product MKKGERPEYIFKKCLFLNEEFYIEKKVLIPREETSLLVNYLKELKEKKLKPEIIIDFGTGTGILAIWAKRIFPFSYVLAVDFLKKACRCAKINSRKKSAKIKVIRTKSFKIFKKEKIDLIITNPPYLSEEEYKKYGPFKGESKISLFGGKKGYETFLKWLKEGFEVLKNGGIFISEISEFWNKEILLSFKKYLVEEIKDFFNKNRIWIFKKF
- a CDS encoding PD-(D/E)XK nuclease family protein translates to MEVKKGIKRPVEFFPRIPSLLDKIFKEIAEEFKEKDLPYYFKRFGLKGKLKKIKLEDKKIENTDLILRGIPDEIIENEEKKILPLDYKTSSKFPDKLPIPVQIQLDSYSLLIRLNNFETNEKAFVFYFVPYYSRNEKRIRWDTKLYEYSVNLKRLKKFIIEIDKTLREDKLPEPSKSCHFCKYVEDVKNL
- a CDS encoding DUF5683 domain-containing protein, coding for MIKFLFLFLILTENKNPVKAAWMSALLPGFGQVYTGNYIKGAFFFCGEVFLLRELLRDYPYIEKSQSALYRFSYNFILSFSLWAFNILDAYVSAHLYKFERDTSLMGINIKEEKFIFLIEKKF
- a CDS encoding HAD-IIIA family hydrolase translates to MKRNLLFLDRDGVLIEDRDYGTLGDPFKLKLNDYVIEGLHKLKKLNFHFFVFSNQSGINKGYYKEIDVKRNNERLDQFLYLKRVKILKYYFCPHLPIEMCSCRKPGLYFYRLWKKEFPFDYEKKFMIGDKDSDIEFGYKLGMITIYIKTRYPLTLKPSFIAKNFKDALEYICSFF
- the tatC gene encoding twin-arginine translocase subunit TatC codes for the protein MEESFLEHLEELRIRIIRVIIYLFIFTLISFVFSLKIIDFIKKPIGEIYFFSPQEAFIVRLKVSLLSGIFFTIPFLIYELWAFIKPGLYENEIKNIKPFIILSPFLFYVGFFFSIFVIYPLGIKVLLSFAGNVMLPLMHISDIVNFLLYVTIFTGLLFELPILILILVKLNILDYKLLKSKRREVIVLIFILAALFTPSTDFITMSILAIPIVLLFELSIFFAKKLKK
- a CDS encoding aspartate aminotransferase family protein; this encodes MFKFESATSLSLKTGGINLILKKAKGDLVWDKNNKKYYDFTSFFGVSLFGHFNPFIIKKVKEYFKIKPHSMADLFPYEKREKLSEEIVKFFKNKDLLCTFGISGTDAIEIAIKTAFLYTKREKIISFKNSYHGLSMFNLSITNIYHFKKPFEKFLKNYSIEIKYPEREEEIEDLERNLKSLNSKEIAGIILEPIQGRGGIKVPPKNFIKILYEYAKLNDIILIIDEVFSGFARTGKDFCFQYEIDFPDILCLGKALGGGFPISACVGKKEIMKVWEIKGDPLYATTFLTHPLSIISSLAFLELYKKENPLKIVKGKEKIFKELLKKLENKREIKEIRGKGILWGIEFKDEKLSLNLWKKLIKKGFLTLLEGEKHNVLTFVPSLYFSEKKLKKIIDFLDISLH
- a CDS encoding SPOR domain-containing protein; this translates as MKKLIYFLLFISLYYFCAPQAAQPATPAETESEIVIIGEEEEKKPAPEEKKGEETVVITEEETPAPSPAPETVEEGEVVIAPTSKKETPPPQPSPSKVFGYRVQILAVDASKPGNKEKAEKFAKEAEARLKGEYKVYVEYIPPYYKVRVGDFISREEAERMKMRLRSLGYYDAWIAETEVTPKR
- a CDS encoding tRNA pseudouridine synthase A yields the protein MRFKIKLEYDGTNFYGWQVQKGFRTVQGVLDEVTKKLICAKGLIQGASRTDRGVHALGQVAHFDAPKKIFYERFEGDREKLRKAMNAILPRDIYVKEIEIVSNKFHARRSAKAKLYRYTILLERSPLERLYAWEINFKLNYNLFYKMTKLTEIERDFSPFSPLPEGNGFLKIEKCYAERKGKKIFLYFYAKRFLNKLVRSLVGQMVYFASRNDLDGFKRVLENVPDTLIIAPPQGLFLMEVFY
- the rdgB gene encoding RdgB/HAM1 family non-canonical purine NTP pyrophosphatase; translation: MKILLSTSNQGKRREYLEFLKELNIEILTLRDFGIEKGFKEKGRSFDENAFIKAKYGNLISGMPTIGEDSGLVVYYLDNLPGIYSKRFSDSGKDEENRKLILKMLEGVPFEKRKAKFICVIYFFLDKSNFFKFRGEVEGFITYEERGASGFGYDPLFLYPPLGRTFAELSLEKKNEISHRGKALKELKEFLLKIL
- a CDS encoding DUF4159 domain-containing protein translates to MFLFLILFSILELQIVRLKYEGGGDWYNDPEIIPNLSKEIEKRTGINMIEQEVVLDVGDRRIRNYPLLFMTGHGKVELSEMDAKNLREYLESGGFLYIDDDYGMDKYIRGEIKKIFPEKELKEVPFDHAIYNIFYKFEKGLPKIHEHYEGPPKGYGIFIGDRLCLFYTYNSNISDGWTDVYGDPPEIREEAIKMGINIFLYAITY